One window of the Camelina sativa cultivar DH55 chromosome 1, Cs, whole genome shotgun sequence genome contains the following:
- the LOC104791560 gene encoding uncharacterized protein LOC104791560 isoform X2, with protein MFSGRLPHWFPTSGMGTMIMMPVIGNLSDRYGIKTILTLPMCLSIVPPVILAYRRDTKFFYVFYISKILTAMVCEGTVDCLAYAYVAENIHGSRRISAFGILAGIKTISGLFGTLVARFLPIALVFQFSAISFLVGLVYMRVFLKERLNVEEDDDHNHGTHDQDVGSLAEPILNETPIKTRVFHKKYSSLKDMISLMKTSTIFVQALVVTFFSSFSDSGMESAFLYFLKARFGFDKKQFADLLLLVTIVGSISQLFVLPRFASAIGERKLLSTGLFMEFINMAIVSISWAPWVPYLTTIFVPGALFVMPSVCGIASRQVGPGEQGKVQGCISGVRSFGKVCGPFVFSPLTALFLSENAPFYFPGFSLLCVSLSSLVGFFQSLLIKDVPIPPLNKAISKTTGDEV; from the exons ATGTTCTCTGGCCGTTTACCTCACTGGTTTCCAACAAGTG GGATGGGGACGATGATAATGATGCCGGTAATTGGAAATCTATCAGACAGATATGGGATCAAAACAATCCTCACACTTCCTATGTGTCTCTCCATTGTTCCTCCTG TAATTTTAGCGTACAGAAGGGATACAAAATTCTTCTATGTGTTTTATATAAGCAAGATTCTGACCGCTATGGTATGCGAAGGCACTGTTGACTGCCTCGCTTATGCTTATGTG GCAGAAAATATTCACGGCAGTAGAAGAATATCAGCATTTGGTATTTTAGCTGGTATCAAAACAATCTCAGGACTTTTCGGAACATTAGTTGCTCGTTTTCTACCCATAGCTTTGGTTTTTCAG TTTTCTGCTATATCATTTCTCGTTGGTCTGGTGTACATGAGAGTTTTCCTAAAGGAAAGGCTCAacgttgaagaagatgatgatcataatCATGGTACGCATGATCAAGATGTCGGAAGTTTAGCAGAGCCGATTCTGAACGAGACACCCATTAAAACACGTGTCTTTCACAAGAAGTATTCTTCATTGAAAGATATGATCAGCTTGATGAAGACTAG CACCATATTCGTACAAGCATTGGTTGTTACATTCTTCAGCAGTTTCTCAGATAGTGGAATGGAGTCTGCTTTCTTG TACTTTTTGAAAGCACGTTTTGGATTTGACAAGAAACAGTTTGCTGATCTCTTGCTGTTGGTTACCATCGTTGGATCTATCTCTCAA CTGTTTGTACTACCAAGATTTGCATCTGCCATTGGAGAACGCAAGCTTTTATCTACAGGACTTTTTATGGAATTCATAAAC ATGGCCATTGTCAGCATTTCTTGGGCACCATGG GTTCCATATTTAACCACTATCTTTGTACCTGGAGCCTTGTTTGTGATGCCGTCA GTTTGTGGTATTGCCTCAAGACAGGTCGGACCTGGTGAGCAG GGAAAGGTGCAAGGATGCATATCTGGAGTGAGGTCATTTGGCAAAGTCTGTGGGCCATTTGTATTCAGTCCATTGACAG CCTTGTTTCTTTCGGAAAATGCACCGTTTTATTTCCCTGGGTTCAGCCTTCTTTGCGTCTCCTTGTCCTCG TTGGTCGGATTCTTTCAAAGTCTATTGATTAAAGATGTTCCTATTCCACCATTGAACAAAGCAATCAGCAAGACCACAGGGGACGAAGTGTGA
- the LOC104791560 gene encoding uncharacterized protein LOC104791560 isoform X1 produces the protein MENEIGGLRHMLTTVFLSGFAGFMVVPVITDVTVAAVCSGPGDSCSLAVYLTGFQQVAIGMGTMIMMPVIGNLSDRYGIKTILTLPMCLSIVPPVILAYRRDTKFFYVFYISKILTAMVCEGTVDCLAYAYVAENIHGSRRISAFGILAGIKTISGLFGTLVARFLPIALVFQFSAISFLVGLVYMRVFLKERLNVEEDDDHNHGTHDQDVGSLAEPILNETPIKTRVFHKKYSSLKDMISLMKTSTIFVQALVVTFFSSFSDSGMESAFLYFLKARFGFDKKQFADLLLLVTIVGSISQLFVLPRFASAIGERKLLSTGLFMEFINMAIVSISWAPWVPYLTTIFVPGALFVMPSVCGIASRQVGPGEQGKVQGCISGVRSFGKVCGPFVFSPLTALFLSENAPFYFPGFSLLCVSLSSLVGFFQSLLIKDVPIPPLNKAISKTTGDEV, from the exons ATGGAGAATGAAATTGGAGGGCTGAGACACATGTTGACGACAGTCTTCCTTTCTGGCTTCGCCGGATTCATGGTAGTACCTGTCATTACCGACGTCACCGTTGCTGCCGTGTGCTCCGGTCCAGGCGACTCATGTTCTCTGGCCGTTTACCTCACTGGTTTCCAACAAGTG GCAATAGGGATGGGGACGATGATAATGATGCCGGTAATTGGAAATCTATCAGACAGATATGGGATCAAAACAATCCTCACACTTCCTATGTGTCTCTCCATTGTTCCTCCTG TAATTTTAGCGTACAGAAGGGATACAAAATTCTTCTATGTGTTTTATATAAGCAAGATTCTGACCGCTATGGTATGCGAAGGCACTGTTGACTGCCTCGCTTATGCTTATGTG GCAGAAAATATTCACGGCAGTAGAAGAATATCAGCATTTGGTATTTTAGCTGGTATCAAAACAATCTCAGGACTTTTCGGAACATTAGTTGCTCGTTTTCTACCCATAGCTTTGGTTTTTCAG TTTTCTGCTATATCATTTCTCGTTGGTCTGGTGTACATGAGAGTTTTCCTAAAGGAAAGGCTCAacgttgaagaagatgatgatcataatCATGGTACGCATGATCAAGATGTCGGAAGTTTAGCAGAGCCGATTCTGAACGAGACACCCATTAAAACACGTGTCTTTCACAAGAAGTATTCTTCATTGAAAGATATGATCAGCTTGATGAAGACTAG CACCATATTCGTACAAGCATTGGTTGTTACATTCTTCAGCAGTTTCTCAGATAGTGGAATGGAGTCTGCTTTCTTG TACTTTTTGAAAGCACGTTTTGGATTTGACAAGAAACAGTTTGCTGATCTCTTGCTGTTGGTTACCATCGTTGGATCTATCTCTCAA CTGTTTGTACTACCAAGATTTGCATCTGCCATTGGAGAACGCAAGCTTTTATCTACAGGACTTTTTATGGAATTCATAAAC ATGGCCATTGTCAGCATTTCTTGGGCACCATGG GTTCCATATTTAACCACTATCTTTGTACCTGGAGCCTTGTTTGTGATGCCGTCA GTTTGTGGTATTGCCTCAAGACAGGTCGGACCTGGTGAGCAG GGAAAGGTGCAAGGATGCATATCTGGAGTGAGGTCATTTGGCAAAGTCTGTGGGCCATTTGTATTCAGTCCATTGACAG CCTTGTTTCTTTCGGAAAATGCACCGTTTTATTTCCCTGGGTTCAGCCTTCTTTGCGTCTCCTTGTCCTCG TTGGTCGGATTCTTTCAAAGTCTATTGATTAAAGATGTTCCTATTCCACCATTGAACAAAGCAATCAGCAAGACCACAGGGGACGAAGTGTGA
- the LOC104791560 gene encoding uncharacterized protein LOC104791560 isoform X3, whose amino-acid sequence MENEIGGLRHMLTTVFLSGFAGFMVVPVITDVTVAAVCSGPGDSCSLAVYLTGFQQVAIGMGTMIMMPVIGNLSDRYGIKTILTLPMCLSIVPPVILAYRRDTKFFYVFYISKILTAMVCEGTVDCLAYAYVAENIHGSRRISAFGILAGIKTISGLFGTLVARFLPIALVFQFSAISFLVGLVYMRVFLKERLNVEEDDDHNHGTHDQDVGSLAEPILNETPIKTRVFHKKYSSLKDMISLMKTSTIFVQALVVTFFSSFSDSGMESAFLYFLKARFGFDKKQFADLLLLVTIVGSISQLFVLPRFASAIGERKLLSTGLFMEFINMAIVSISWAPWVPYLTTIFVPGALFVMPFVVLPQDRSDLVSRERCKDAYLE is encoded by the exons ATGGAGAATGAAATTGGAGGGCTGAGACACATGTTGACGACAGTCTTCCTTTCTGGCTTCGCCGGATTCATGGTAGTACCTGTCATTACCGACGTCACCGTTGCTGCCGTGTGCTCCGGTCCAGGCGACTCATGTTCTCTGGCCGTTTACCTCACTGGTTTCCAACAAGTG GCAATAGGGATGGGGACGATGATAATGATGCCGGTAATTGGAAATCTATCAGACAGATATGGGATCAAAACAATCCTCACACTTCCTATGTGTCTCTCCATTGTTCCTCCTG TAATTTTAGCGTACAGAAGGGATACAAAATTCTTCTATGTGTTTTATATAAGCAAGATTCTGACCGCTATGGTATGCGAAGGCACTGTTGACTGCCTCGCTTATGCTTATGTG GCAGAAAATATTCACGGCAGTAGAAGAATATCAGCATTTGGTATTTTAGCTGGTATCAAAACAATCTCAGGACTTTTCGGAACATTAGTTGCTCGTTTTCTACCCATAGCTTTGGTTTTTCAG TTTTCTGCTATATCATTTCTCGTTGGTCTGGTGTACATGAGAGTTTTCCTAAAGGAAAGGCTCAacgttgaagaagatgatgatcataatCATGGTACGCATGATCAAGATGTCGGAAGTTTAGCAGAGCCGATTCTGAACGAGACACCCATTAAAACACGTGTCTTTCACAAGAAGTATTCTTCATTGAAAGATATGATCAGCTTGATGAAGACTAG CACCATATTCGTACAAGCATTGGTTGTTACATTCTTCAGCAGTTTCTCAGATAGTGGAATGGAGTCTGCTTTCTTG TACTTTTTGAAAGCACGTTTTGGATTTGACAAGAAACAGTTTGCTGATCTCTTGCTGTTGGTTACCATCGTTGGATCTATCTCTCAA CTGTTTGTACTACCAAGATTTGCATCTGCCATTGGAGAACGCAAGCTTTTATCTACAGGACTTTTTATGGAATTCATAAAC ATGGCCATTGTCAGCATTTCTTGGGCACCATGG GTTCCATATTTAACCACTATCTTTGTACCTGGAGCCTTGTTTGTGATGCC GTTTGTGGTATTGCCTCAAGACAGGTCGGACCTGGTGAGCAG GGAAAGGTGCAAGGATGCATATCTGGAGTGA